The Triticum aestivum cultivar Chinese Spring chromosome 3A, IWGSC CS RefSeq v2.1, whole genome shotgun sequence genome includes a region encoding these proteins:
- the LOC123059206 gene encoding probable leucine-rich repeat receptor-like protein kinase At5g49770, with translation MPLPTAVVAGVAASVAALVLLAVAAALCWWRLGARRSRTSDTASDETPPTLAEWGRCGRTSSAPDYHGARRFTLEEMSHATKNFSDANLVGAGTFGKVYMGLLLDGTVVAIKRRVGAPRQDFVDEVRRQSEIWHRNVVTLIGYCQDGGLQMLVFEHLPNGSVCGHLYDTGKESMTRLEFKQRLSIAIGAAKGLDHLHSLAPPLIHKGFKTSNVLVDENFIAKVSDAGVDRLLRGLEDPGSPLNGFRSGIYQDPEAHSLAQLSASSDVYSFGVFLLELITGREAATLVSPESTESLAHWLETSGDEVADPRLGGSFTSEGMKELVGLTMQCLSPSAVRRRPKMRLVAAELDRILEKEMTLTTVMGDGTAIITLGSQLFTS, from the exons ATGCCATTGCCAACCGCGGTCGTAGCCGGCGTTGCCGCCTCCGTCGCCGCGCTGGTGCTGCTGGCGGTCGCCGCCGCGCTCTGCTGGTGGCGGCTCGGGGCGCGCCGTAGCCGGACCTCCGACACCGCCTCCGACGAAACTCCCCCCACGCTAG CGGAGTGGGGCAGGTGCGGCCGGACGTCGTCGGCGCCGGACTACCACGGCGCCAGGCGGTTCACGCTGGAGGAGATGTCCCACGCCACCAAGAACTTCAGCGACGCCAACCTCGTGGGCGCCGGCACCTTCGGCAAGGTCTACATGGGCCTCCTGCTCGACGGCACCGTCGTCGCCATCAAGCGCCGCGTCGGCGCGCCGCGCCAGGACTTCGTCGACGAG GTGAGGCGGCAGTCGGAGATCTGGCACCGGAACGTGGTGACCCTCATCGGCTACTGCCAGGACGGGGGTCTGCAGATGCTCGTCTTCGAGCACCTGCCCAACGGCAGCGTCTGCGGCCATCTATACG ATACCGGCAAGGAGTCGATGACAAGGCTGGAGTTCAAGCAGAGGCTCTCGATCGCCATCGGAGCGGCCAAAG GCCTGGACCATCTGCACAGCCTCGCGCCTCCGTTGATCCACAAGGGCTTCAAGACGAGCAACGTGCTGGTGGACGAGAACTTCATCGCCAAGGTGTCCGACGCCGGAGTCGACCGGCTGCTCAGAGGGCTCGAGGACCCCGGCTCGCCGCTCAACGGATTCCGTTCCGGCATCTACCAGGATCCAGA GGCACATTCCTTGGCACAGCTCTCTGCGAGCAGCGACGTGTACAGCTTTGGGGTTTTCCTTCTGGAGCTCATCACCGGCAGGGAGGCCGCCACCTTGGTTTCTCCGGAATCAACCGAATCTCTCGCTCATTGG TTGGAGACGTCGGGAGACGAGGTGGCGGACCCGAGGCTCGGCGGCAGCTTCACCTCGGAGGGCATGAAGGAGCTGGTTGGCCTGACGATGCAGTGCCTGAGCCCGTCGGCGGTGAGGAGGCGGCCCAAGATGCGGCTGGTCGCGGCGGAGCTCGACCGCATCCTGGAGAAGGAGATGACCCTGACGACGGTCATGGGGGATGGCACGGCCATCATCACCCTTGGGAGCCAGCTCTTCACGTCATGA